A single uncultured Methanolobus sp. DNA region contains:
- a CDS encoding 4-vinyl reductase, with amino-acid sequence MVRDLYMFSRVNEKADVVWFKIAYENTLHSEADITSFFAEKELDIRFAYFDSSEDPTEGKYVMFTEAEKGRDIDSIVKELENMDVVLSVKWGYSKNRAIQSVDFPLRILGERAVLIRAKTFLDFINIMDEHVSQSEGLLTIIGLKNGAGAARYMREMTEMNNDNFLDLLGELFMAAGWGKIEANVNISELSGTIRVNDSFLADEYGDSDVPVCVYISAFLAGYISESLKKTVQVRESRCKSMGDEICEHVISPAPSGVKIEHILRGELH; translated from the coding sequence ATGGTACGAGATCTTTACATGTTCTCAAGAGTGAATGAGAAGGCAGACGTAGTCTGGTTCAAGATCGCATATGAGAACACATTACATTCTGAGGCAGATATTACCTCTTTTTTTGCAGAGAAAGAACTTGATATTAGATTTGCATACTTTGACAGTTCGGAAGATCCGACAGAAGGCAAATACGTCATGTTCACTGAAGCTGAAAAAGGAAGAGATATCGACAGCATTGTGAAAGAGCTTGAAAATATGGATGTGGTGCTTTCGGTCAAATGGGGTTACTCAAAGAACCGGGCTATCCAGTCCGTTGATTTCCCCCTGCGGATATTGGGAGAAAGAGCCGTTCTTATCAGGGCAAAGACCTTCCTTGATTTCATAAACATAATGGATGAACATGTTTCGCAATCAGAAGGACTGCTCACCATCATAGGACTTAAAAATGGTGCAGGAGCTGCCAGATATATGCGGGAAATGACAGAAATGAACAATGATAATTTCCTTGACCTTCTTGGAGAACTGTTCATGGCTGCAGGATGGGGAAAGATCGAAGCCAATGTTAATATTTCAGAACTTAGCGGGACTATAAGAGTGAACGATTCTTTCCTTGCCGATGAATATGGAGACAGTGATGTTCCTGTGTGCGTTTATATCAGCGCTTTTCTGGCAGGATACATATCGGAATCACTTAAAAAGACAGTGCAGGTAAGGGAGTCACGATGCAAAAGCATGGGTGACGAGATCTGCGAGCATGTAATATCTCCTGCTCCTTCAGGTGTGAAGATCGAGCACATACTCAGGGGAGAGTTACATTGA
- a CDS encoding glycoside hydrolase family 57 protein, with translation MNSICPFFEVHQPYRLRWFWPDHKQGFDRYFDEAVNKEIFLKVAGKCYIPANRTLLEIIDETDGYFRASMSVTGTLLEQCMEWGEDVLESFRDLAATGCIEFLDETCYHSLASLFESKDEFMDEIKEHRDLMSELIGVRPRVFRNTEMLYNNSVAYFAEKLGYDAILTEGIESILRGRSPDHVYKARHSDIAVLLRNYKLSDDIGYRFSSVWWEEYPLTAGKWADWASWQHGETLNIFMDYETFGEHQWEETGIFDFLKALPGEVKDRSMRFLTPSQTIDTYEPAGEIDVGDFSTISWADIERDTSAWLGNDMQRRCFEEMKLLEPYVRKTKDPELLRIWKHMLTSDHYYYMSTKWLGDGDVHSYFSIHNSPYDAAVNFMAALNDFKSQVFRTLRSPA, from the coding sequence ATGAACTCCATCTGTCCCTTCTTTGAAGTTCACCAGCCATACAGGCTGAGATGGTTCTGGCCTGACCACAAACAGGGATTTGACCGCTATTTTGACGAGGCTGTCAATAAGGAGATATTCCTAAAAGTTGCCGGAAAATGCTACATTCCTGCAAACAGGACATTGCTTGAGATCATTGACGAAACGGACGGATATTTCAGGGCAAGCATGTCTGTCACAGGCACCCTGCTTGAACAATGCATGGAATGGGGAGAGGATGTCCTTGAATCATTCAGGGATCTTGCTGCAACCGGATGTATTGAATTCCTGGACGAAACATGTTATCACTCCCTTGCATCACTTTTTGAATCAAAGGATGAGTTCATGGATGAGATAAAGGAACACCGTGACCTCATGTCAGAGCTTATTGGTGTCAGACCCCGCGTGTTCAGGAATACCGAAATGCTCTACAATAACAGTGTTGCTTACTTTGCTGAAAAGCTCGGGTACGATGCCATACTGACAGAAGGTATTGAAAGCATACTTCGTGGCAGGTCGCCTGACCATGTGTACAAAGCAAGACATTCGGATATTGCAGTCCTTTTGCGTAACTATAAGCTCAGTGACGATATAGGTTACAGATTCTCATCCGTATGGTGGGAAGAATATCCATTAACGGCAGGCAAATGGGCAGACTGGGCTTCATGGCAACATGGAGAGACACTCAACATATTCATGGATTATGAAACATTCGGTGAACACCAGTGGGAAGAAACGGGAATATTTGATTTCCTAAAAGCTTTGCCCGGTGAGGTCAAAGACAGAAGTATGCGCTTCCTCACACCGTCACAGACCATCGACACATACGAGCCTGCGGGCGAGATAGACGTAGGTGACTTTTCAACTATTTCATGGGCTGATATTGAGCGAGATACCAGCGCCTGGCTTGGCAATGACATGCAGCGCCGCTGTTTTGAGGAAATGAAATTACTTGAACCCTATGTCAGGAAGACAAAAGACCCGGAACTGCTCAGGATATGGAAACACATGCTTACATCTGACCATTATTATTACATGAGCACAAAGTGGCTTGGCGACGGTGATGTGCATTCGTATTTCAGTATTCATAACTCACCATATGACGCAGCGGTCAACTTCATGGCAGCTCTTAATGATTTCAAGTCTCAGGTATTCAGAACCCTGCGTTCACCAGCATAA
- a CDS encoding alpha-amylase, protein MKAVCVCFEVHLPLPLRWYWPREGYGDAHIEKYFDMEKAFHNFRKFAANIEILNEALTRSIDNGGKYTLDISGIFLEQCKWAPEIINGFKKLGSNSVSFAASPYYHSISCLFPSLAEFKKQVEMDVKVIRDIFGTEPETFVNTELLFDKKIMKMLKEMGFKCFISEGSHNIMNGYDPMHVYDNEVPTLLRHINLSEDLEIKFSDRAWPGYPLIADKFASWIASMEGEVITLYIKYDAINTHLQNNEGILDFLHELPLCLKKHGVKMLLAEEAVELFKRKELPSLESKMTARYGMHNLLGNHAQHLFMHELVDIGEMLGKLEDTEKKAELIKIFRYMQQSEIFLEMNSEERRLGYERAVNDLSILSDIERAIIIKEAAE, encoded by the coding sequence ATGAAAGCAGTATGCGTTTGTTTTGAGGTACACCTGCCTTTGCCGCTTCGCTGGTACTGGCCAAGAGAAGGATACGGAGATGCCCATATCGAAAAATACTTTGACATGGAAAAAGCGTTCCATAACTTCAGAAAATTTGCCGCAAACATTGAAATACTTAACGAAGCACTGACCAGATCCATAGATAATGGAGGAAAGTACACTCTTGATATATCCGGTATTTTTCTTGAGCAATGTAAATGGGCACCTGAGATCATAAACGGCTTCAAAAAACTTGGGAGTAACAGTGTCTCATTTGCAGCCTCACCTTACTATCACTCCATATCCTGCCTGTTCCCAAGTCTTGCTGAATTTAAAAAGCAGGTTGAAATGGATGTGAAGGTCATCAGGGACATTTTTGGAACTGAGCCTGAAACATTTGTGAATACCGAGCTCCTTTTTGATAAAAAGATAATGAAAATGCTCAAAGAGATGGGATTTAAGTGTTTTATTTCCGAAGGCTCACACAACATCATGAACGGATATGACCCCATGCATGTTTATGATAACGAAGTGCCAACGCTTCTAAGGCACATAAACCTGAGTGAGGATCTGGAGATAAAATTCTCAGACAGAGCATGGCCCGGGTATCCGCTGATAGCTGACAAGTTCGCGTCATGGATAGCCAGCATGGAAGGCGAGGTAATCACACTTTACATCAAGTACGATGCTATCAACACGCACCTTCAGAACAACGAAGGAATACTGGATTTCCTGCATGAACTTCCACTTTGCCTGAAAAAACATGGAGTTAAAATGCTATTAGCTGAAGAAGCGGTTGAACTTTTCAAAAGAAAGGAGCTTCCTTCACTTGAATCAAAAATGACTGCACGCTACGGGATGCACAACCTGCTGGGAAACCATGCACAGCACCTCTTCATGCATGAACTGGTGGACATAGGTGAAATGCTTGGAAAACTGGAAGATACTGAGAAAAAAGCAGAGCTTATCAAAATTTTCAGATACATGCAGCAGAGTGAGATATTCCTGGAAATGAACTCCGAGGAAAGAAGACTTGGATATGAGAGAGCGGTGAATGACCTGTCCATACTTTCCGATATCGAACGGGCGATAATTATAAAGGAGGCTGCGGAATGA
- a CDS encoding mechanosensitive ion channel family protein, which yields MSNNSTSSTLSSFMPALSDPLIQITTVIVVLFFTILIAKGITIYLQRSLKDKMDKEHLNILVKSIYYGSIVIAIVGVIFPYLQINTSGLLVAGGVVGIVLGFASQSIMGNLISGIFLMVERPIKIGDQVNIDNKLGYVEDIKIISTIIRTYDGLFIRLPNETVFTTSITNYVANLTRRFEYVVGIRYNDDADEAIKIIKDIIDREPFALVSPGPSVFVDTLGDNAVNIIVRIWAPATQWYDMKTRLLWVIKRTLEENGIEIAFPQRTIWFASELNTRKMSSDHVQRITNDDSGKEIDEQ from the coding sequence ATGAGCAATAACAGCACCAGCAGCACATTGTCTTCATTTATGCCGGCACTCTCAGACCCGCTGATCCAGATAACAACAGTAATAGTTGTTCTTTTCTTTACAATATTAATAGCTAAAGGCATAACGATCTATTTGCAGAGGTCGCTTAAGGATAAGATGGACAAGGAGCATCTGAACATCCTTGTCAAGTCCATCTATTACGGGTCAATAGTTATTGCTATAGTAGGAGTGATCTTCCCATATCTTCAGATCAATACCTCAGGTCTCCTTGTTGCCGGAGGAGTTGTTGGTATAGTTCTTGGTTTTGCCAGTCAGAGTATCATGGGCAATTTAATTTCCGGAATTTTCCTTATGGTTGAACGGCCCATAAAGATCGGGGACCAGGTAAATATTGATAATAAGCTGGGTTATGTTGAAGATATAAAGATAATTTCCACCATAATCCGCACCTATGATGGTCTTTTTATCAGGCTTCCAAACGAAACGGTTTTCACCACCAGCATCACAAATTACGTTGCAAACCTTACCAGAAGGTTCGAATACGTGGTGGGGATCAGATACAACGACGATGCCGATGAGGCTATTAAGATAATCAAGGACATAATCGATAGAGAACCTTTTGCACTGGTCAGCCCCGGACCAAGTGTCTTTGTAGATACATTGGGTGATAACGCTGTCAATATCATTGTCAGGATATGGGCACCTGCAACACAATGGTATGATATGAAAACCAGACTTCTATGGGTCATCAAGAGAACACTTGAAGAGAACGGCATAGAGATAGCATTCCCACAGAGAACCATCTGGTTTGCCAGTGAACTGAACACCAGGAAGATGAGTAGTGATCATGTTCAAAGGATCACAAACGATGACTCTGGAAAGGAGATAGATGAACAATGA
- a CDS encoding DUF432 domain-containing protein, protein MFEIYHPPFTEKTEDTEIIVEKQGDDLVYKRLFRGHEEKELVLLNNDGDIVINPIEPVNLPESITSYLLIEFKRSAIIRPGDKRKIYLKFPVEIGVFISDKSGNHEVIDIFTFNKIKYTLYGSHTQGLICRYWESDIYADEPDTDNLYEGFIELEISNESSHQMEITKAIFNAYGMKIYFGDQRLGMKASMRIINKLLAETDFTTYPTTSRFKRSIELYTARKLAITTTKGIMEFGL, encoded by the coding sequence ATGTTTGAGATATATCACCCACCTTTTACTGAAAAGACCGAAGACACAGAAATAATTGTTGAAAAGCAGGGAGATGACCTTGTCTATAAACGTCTTTTCAGGGGACATGAAGAGAAAGAACTTGTTTTGTTGAACAACGACGGGGATATAGTGATAAATCCTATTGAACCGGTAAACCTTCCTGAAAGTATCACGTCTTATTTGCTGATAGAATTCAAAAGGTCAGCAATAATCCGACCGGGTGACAAGAGAAAGATCTATCTTAAATTTCCTGTTGAGATCGGGGTCTTTATCTCTGATAAATCCGGAAACCATGAAGTTATCGATATTTTCACATTCAACAAGATCAAGTACACACTTTACGGAAGCCATACACAGGGACTGATCTGCAGATATTGGGAGAGTGATATCTACGCTGATGAACCAGACACAGATAACCTCTATGAAGGATTCATTGAACTGGAAATATCCAATGAATCAAGTCACCAGATGGAAATTACAAAAGCAATTTTCAATGCATATGGTATGAAGATCTACTTTGGTGACCAGAGACTTGGTATGAAAGCCAGTATGAGAATAATAAACAAACTACTTGCAGAAACAGATTTTACTACATATCCTACAACATCCAGGTTCAAACGTTCAATAGAACTCTATACGGCACGTAAACTTGCAATAACGACCACAAAGGGGATCATGGAGTTTGGCTTATGA
- the corA gene encoding magnesium/cobalt transporter CorA encodes MRKLFYKSSKKIGLSPGSLIHVGEDRTEIPKITIIDYDKDNYQERVVENVEECFPFKDYPTVTWINVDGIHQVDIIEKLGTHFGLHPLVMEDIVHTTQRPKMEDYDSYIYIVLKMLWIGEDEETDVKAEQVSIVLGENFVLSFQELEGDTFNFVRERIRNSKGRIRLMGADYLAYALLDSIVDNYFIIIEKFGEIIEDLEEELVENPEPGTLQNIHNLKKEMIYLRKSVWPLREVISGLDRSESPLIRDTTFVFLKDIYDHTIQVADAIETYRDILSGILDVYLSSVSNKMNEVMKTLTIIATIFIPLTFLAGMYGMNFSYMPELGWKWGYPAVWVINISICLAMYVYFRRKNWL; translated from the coding sequence ATGAGGAAATTGTTTTACAAGTCTTCGAAGAAAATAGGGCTATCACCGGGATCCTTGATACATGTAGGTGAGGATAGAACCGAGATACCCAAAATAACCATTATCGATTATGATAAAGATAACTATCAGGAACGTGTCGTTGAAAATGTGGAGGAATGTTTCCCTTTCAAAGACTATCCTACTGTCACATGGATCAACGTAGATGGAATCCATCAGGTAGATATAATTGAGAAACTGGGGACGCATTTTGGGCTTCATCCCCTTGTAATGGAAGATATAGTACATACCACCCAGCGTCCGAAGATGGAGGATTACGATTCCTACATATATATCGTCCTGAAAATGCTCTGGATCGGAGAGGATGAAGAAACCGATGTTAAAGCAGAACAGGTGAGCATTGTACTTGGGGAAAACTTCGTCCTGTCATTCCAGGAGCTTGAAGGCGATACCTTTAATTTTGTCAGGGAAAGGATACGAAATTCAAAAGGCAGGATAAGGCTTATGGGAGCCGACTACCTTGCGTATGCACTTCTTGACTCCATTGTTGACAATTACTTTATTATCATTGAAAAGTTCGGGGAGATAATTGAGGATCTTGAGGAGGAACTGGTGGAAAATCCAGAACCAGGAACCCTTCAGAACATACACAACCTGAAAAAAGAAATGATATACCTGCGAAAGTCAGTATGGCCGCTCAGGGAAGTTATCAGCGGACTTGACCGTTCTGAATCCCCCCTTATCAGGGACACGACATTCGTATTCCTCAAAGATATCTATGACCACACGATACAGGTTGCAGATGCCATAGAAACATACAGGGACATACTTTCAGGGATACTGGATGTTTACCTGTCAAGTGTTAGCAACAAGATGAACGAGGTAATGAAAACACTCACCATCATTGCAACCATATTCATCCCACTGACTTTCCTTGCAGGAATGTACGGAATGAATTTCAGCTATATGCCCGAACTTGGATGGAAATGGGGATATCCGGCTGTGTGGGTAATCAATATATCGATATGCCTTGCTATGTATGTATATTTCCGCAGGAAGAACTGGCTTTGA
- a CDS encoding glycosyltransferase family 4 protein produces the protein MENKLRIAMFSWESLNAITVGGLAPHVTELSEALALQGHDIHIFTRNKDMLPYEVINGVHYHRVYHALDGGIVQQMDSMCDSMHSAFTEATGKFGKFDLTHVHDWHPVNLVCRLKEELGIPFIMTYHSTEWGRNGNKHGNWWEAMEISHREWRGGYESAKVIVTSTKLKEEIQYLYQIPDGKLTIIPNGIHGDKMKMDVAPGKLKEEYGIHPFAPVALFVGRMNYQKGPDLFVKAIPAVLANKWDVRFVIIGEGEMRPECERIANEMNIMDSCHFLGYVDESVKKKWMNACNLICVPSRNEPFGIILLEAWDAGKNIVATDAISLIDNFKDGVIVYQNPDSIAWGINHVLNNYADDELGKVGQKLIGTRYNWDKIAESTVDVYNEQLQRIRDQ, from the coding sequence ATGGAAAATAAATTAAGAATTGCCATGTTCTCATGGGAAAGCCTGAATGCCATTACAGTTGGAGGTCTGGCACCCCATGTGACCGAGCTTTCTGAAGCCCTGGCACTTCAAGGACATGACATTCACATTTTTACACGCAATAAGGATATGCTACCCTATGAAGTGATTAACGGGGTGCATTACCACAGAGTTTACCACGCCCTTGATGGCGGTATCGTTCAGCAGATGGACAGTATGTGCGATTCAATGCACAGCGCTTTTACTGAAGCCACCGGAAAATTCGGGAAATTCGACCTCACACATGTTCATGACTGGCATCCTGTGAACCTTGTATGCAGACTTAAAGAGGAATTGGGAATTCCATTCATAATGACTTACCATAGTACCGAATGGGGCAGAAACGGTAACAAACATGGCAACTGGTGGGAAGCCATGGAGATAAGCCACAGGGAATGGAGAGGCGGCTACGAATCTGCAAAAGTGATCGTCACATCCACTAAACTAAAAGAGGAGATCCAGTACCTATACCAGATCCCTGATGGAAAATTAACAATAATACCCAATGGCATCCACGGGGACAAAATGAAAATGGATGTGGCCCCCGGAAAGCTCAAGGAAGAATATGGCATACATCCATTTGCTCCTGTTGCTCTTTTTGTAGGCAGGATGAATTACCAGAAAGGACCTGATCTTTTTGTGAAAGCTATTCCCGCAGTGCTGGCAAACAAATGGGACGTAAGGTTTGTCATTATCGGTGAAGGTGAAATGCGGCCAGAATGCGAAAGGATCGCAAATGAAATGAATATCATGGACAGTTGCCATTTCCTTGGTTATGTGGATGAATCCGTGAAAAAGAAATGGATGAATGCCTGCAACCTGATATGTGTACCAAGCCGCAACGAGCCTTTCGGAATTATTCTTCTTGAAGCATGGGACGCAGGAAAGAATATAGTTGCAACCGATGCTATTTCCCTTATTGATAATTTCAAGGATGGGGTCATTGTTTACCAGAATCCTGACTCCATTGCATGGGGAATAAATCACGTACTTAACAATTATGCCGATGATGAACTTGGAAAAGTAGGGCAGAAACTTATCGGGACAAGATACAACTGGGACAAAATAGCAGAGTCCACAGTGGATGTTTATAACGAGCAATTACAACGCATCCGGGATCAGTAA
- a CDS encoding DUF4931 domain-containing protein — translation MSEIRKHYFLDEYCIIASGRAKRPSAPKACSEEMAPGSCVFCGGHEDKTPPAQAVYKDGEILKDSDKALVRDWQIRCIPNLYPALSPEAKEVENSGFEVKKGYGYHEVIIESPSHENKINLFSDDEILLLMKTYRDRVIHYQSQKGVEYVSLFKNWGKKAGASLEHTHSQLIAIPLMPPSLVKEKKAISELNSCPYCRIIEKEHGKERQVYENDDFILIAPYCSKNQYEMWMLPKKHVNHISAFTDEMLMSLGDCIRTAVKLLDRTIPELAYNYMFFQVDHDLSYHFNVRIAPITSIAAGFEKNTDIYINTIPPEIAVEHLLTPE, via the coding sequence ATGTCCGAGATACGCAAACACTATTTCCTTGATGAGTATTGCATAATAGCATCCGGAAGAGCAAAGAGGCCATCTGCGCCAAAAGCCTGTAGTGAGGAAATGGCACCGGGCAGTTGTGTATTTTGCGGCGGACATGAAGATAAGACCCCTCCTGCACAGGCTGTTTACAAAGACGGGGAAATACTGAAAGATAGTGATAAAGCACTGGTCAGGGACTGGCAGATCAGATGTATACCAAACCTCTATCCTGCATTATCTCCTGAGGCAAAGGAAGTGGAAAATTCCGGCTTTGAGGTAAAAAAAGGCTATGGATACCATGAAGTTATAATTGAGAGCCCTTCCCACGAAAATAAGATCAACCTCTTTTCGGATGACGAGATTCTGCTTCTTATGAAAACCTACAGGGACCGGGTTATTCATTACCAGTCTCAGAAAGGTGTCGAATATGTATCACTTTTTAAGAACTGGGGCAAAAAAGCAGGTGCTTCCCTGGAACACACTCATTCCCAGCTCATTGCGATTCCTCTGATGCCGCCTTCCCTTGTTAAAGAAAAGAAGGCCATTTCTGAGCTGAATAGTTGTCCTTATTGCCGTATCATCGAGAAAGAGCATGGAAAAGAAAGACAGGTCTACGAGAATGACGATTTCATTCTCATTGCACCATATTGTTCCAAAAACCAGTATGAAATGTGGATGCTTCCAAAAAAGCATGTGAACCACATTTCCGCTTTCACAGACGAGATGCTCATGTCTCTTGGAGACTGCATACGGACCGCTGTCAAATTACTTGACAGGACAATACCGGAACTGGCATACAATTACATGTTCTTCCAAGTAGACCATGACCTCAGTTATCATTTCAACGTGAGAATAGCACCTATCACTTCAATTGCAGCGGGATTTGAAAAGAACACGGACATATACATTAATACTATCCCGCCAGAAATAGCTGTAGAGCATTTGCTGACTCCTGAATAA
- a CDS encoding glycosyltransferase — translation MLESKCIIIAGEEAGPKSNKMGGIWNVIDAEAKSLASLISKGVIEEKPAPTIIVAGPYYGHSGSDWNKGLNRITDMSSMEELEPEGPIFEAIENLKAKGIEVFPGIEIVHDVKIIHLMFKTNDFCRTSVEYKGSETCLANAIKGEAYDLIGLDSMAYESMGNGMEYSHYVNLSYAISEFVKELVTSRNASSEEYEDKAISEFAASLMPAVHVSLHCHEFGVFYALARLKKLGISVKSVATYHATLPGRSSGHKSIQKIRENDSSWDSGVPVNFAKLESLSGFADVVTAVGDSTRKEIKLFYGIDSIVVRNGIDNDEEADIEWEKKTECRERIQNFLSEKLYAVYNGKVIPPERIIPIFSISRIEIENKGYPDLLDSLVLLDRMVKVEIDAGHLDDKYRVICFIIAAHGPKTNPPENFPINLPEEALVGEEIRLQQMIKARGLECSRLTDGSRHVSAVLYPQWISDHDGGLNMRSDELMAGCIAGVFPSKYEPFLLTGLEAGKEATPSIVSKICGFSDALKTLKRLVMGMGGVIVVDNINIPYLESIADYALAMDYFIDTFTDDKVKYNLLCQEANLLAKDMNWEEPIKTYYELLTGTRME, via the coding sequence ATGCTGGAAAGCAAATGTATTATTATCGCAGGAGAAGAAGCCGGACCTAAGTCTAATAAAATGGGCGGCATATGGAATGTCATCGATGCTGAAGCAAAGAGCCTTGCAAGTCTGATATCAAAAGGAGTCATCGAGGAAAAGCCGGCTCCCACAATAATTGTTGCCGGACCTTACTACGGCCATAGTGGTTCAGACTGGAACAAAGGGCTGAATCGTATCACCGACATGAGCAGCATGGAAGAACTTGAACCTGAAGGCCCTATTTTTGAAGCTATCGAGAACCTGAAGGCAAAAGGTATTGAAGTTTTTCCGGGAATTGAAATTGTCCATGATGTGAAGATAATCCACCTGATGTTCAAGACAAATGATTTCTGCCGGACCAGCGTGGAATACAAAGGATCGGAAACCTGCCTGGCAAATGCTATCAAAGGAGAAGCATATGACCTGATTGGTCTGGATTCCATGGCCTATGAGAGTATGGGCAATGGTATGGAATATAGCCATTATGTCAATCTGTCCTATGCTATCTCGGAATTTGTGAAAGAACTTGTAACATCAAGGAATGCCAGTTCCGAAGAATATGAAGACAAAGCAATTTCCGAGTTTGCAGCATCTTTGATGCCTGCTGTCCATGTTTCACTTCACTGTCACGAGTTTGGCGTTTTCTATGCACTTGCAAGACTCAAGAAACTTGGGATCAGTGTGAAAAGCGTTGCAACATACCATGCAACACTTCCGGGAAGATCATCTGGACACAAATCCATACAGAAAATAAGAGAAAATGACAGTTCCTGGGACAGCGGCGTGCCGGTCAACTTTGCCAAGCTGGAATCGTTATCAGGATTTGCAGATGTCGTCACTGCTGTTGGAGATTCCACACGCAAGGAAATAAAACTCTTCTACGGAATTGATTCTATTGTTGTGCGCAATGGAATTGATAACGATGAGGAAGCGGACATTGAATGGGAAAAGAAAACAGAGTGCAGGGAAAGAATACAGAACTTCCTTTCTGAGAAACTATATGCAGTTTACAACGGCAAGGTAATACCTCCTGAAAGGATCATTCCTATTTTTTCAATATCCCGTATCGAGATCGAGAACAAGGGTTATCCTGACCTTCTGGACTCACTTGTATTGCTTGACAGGATGGTCAAAGTAGAGATAGATGCAGGACATCTTGATGATAAATACCGTGTTATCTGCTTTATAATAGCAGCACATGGTCCAAAAACCAATCCACCGGAGAATTTCCCGATCAACCTTCCGGAAGAAGCGCTGGTTGGAGAAGAAATACGTCTTCAGCAGATGATAAAAGCCAGAGGTCTGGAATGCTCAAGACTTACCGATGGCAGCAGGCATGTCTCAGCGGTTCTGTACCCGCAGTGGATATCTGACCATGACGGCGGTCTTAATATGAGATCCGATGAGCTCATGGCAGGATGCATTGCAGGTGTTTTCCCTTCAAAGTACGAGCCATTCCTTCTAACAGGACTTGAAGCAGGAAAAGAAGCAACTCCGAGTATCGTAAGTAAGATATGCGGATTCAGTGATGCTCTAAAAACCCTCAAAAGACTTGTCATGGGAATGGGAGGTGTCATCGTTGTTGACAACATCAATATCCCATACCTCGAATCCATAGCAGACTACGCGCTTGCAATGGATTACTTCATTGACACATTCACCGATGATAAGGTAAAGTACAACCTTCTTTGCCAGGAAGCGAATCTCCTTGCAAAGGACATGAACTGGGAAGAACCAATAAAGACCTATTATGAACTTTTAACCGGAACAAGGATGGAGTAA